TTGGGTTTCCCCGACAAGTTCCGATCCGTCCCGAGCCCTTTACCTAGAGCGGTACCAAAAGGACAACTGGCGGCTTTCGCCGTTGGGAGGGAGCGGGAAAGGAGCGCCCCGCTGGATCTGGATGCGGGCGGCGCGGTTGACGTCCGCGTTGCCGGAACCATCGACGACCTCAACCCAGTTCAAGGAACCGTCCGGGCTGATCTCGAAGAACACCCGTGCCCATCCCGGCGCTTTGACGTGAACCGGTGGTGTTCGGTTGAGGTGCACAAGGACGCGGCCAGCATAATTCGTTGTGGTGGAGTTGCCCGGGCCGCGGGAATTGGCGCCGGAGCCGGTTTCAATACCGAACCCACCGACAGTGGCGAGAGATCCTTCGCGGCGGTAGGTTTCCAGCGGAGATTCCACGGTTTCGGTAGAATTACGCAGCTCCTCAAACCCGTCACGCCAACCCGGAAACATCGGTTTGGGCTCGGTTTCGGTGCTGTTCTCAGGCGGCGCGTCCTGAGCATCTTCAAGGGGTTCAACCAGTTCGGGCTCGGTAACCTGTTCTTCTTGAGGGTCGACAAGAGGCGTGACAGGCACAACAGGCAGAGCAGTTTCCGGCAGGGAGGCGATCACCTCAT
This genomic window from Shimia isoporae contains:
- a CDS encoding TonB family protein — its product is MIRRSLLIACCALLLSLAVHVLGLGVAVRVDRAAPPQETAGDVIALGNAFEDIAETVQEPEQPETVPEPEQDPPVEPVPPSEAEVPDTEVHVASENPQDTFAPDTGAAEIVEPVPLAGTQSDFVSEPDVTEPSAQPDETEPVQPQTDTPSPLGSETETAEALEPVAPIESAPPVEPETTDPSDEVIASLPETALPVVPVTPLVDPQEEQVTEPELVEPLEDAQDAPPENSTETEPKPMFPGWRDGFEELRNSTETVESPLETYRREGSLATVGGFGIETGSGANSRGPGNSTTTNYAGRVLVHLNRTPPVHVKAPGWARVFFEISPDGSLNWVEVVDGSGNADVNRAARIQIQRGAPFPLPPNGESRQLSFWYRSR